From the Oryzias melastigma strain HK-1 linkage group LG13, ASM292280v2, whole genome shotgun sequence genome, the window TATAcacaatatgcacatccatctttgaaaaggTTCAGATGTTGTTCGTTTTTGTGGCTGAAACAGTCACGCTGCCAAGGCCGGTTCTacgatgacatcatgaaatggacgATACTCACAAGGAGCGAAAGCCGGATCCTCAGAGACTGAGAGGTTGTACTTTCGGACAAGAAAAGAGTTCGGGAAAATAACTCAATTGTCataaaaaatttgttttgtagTGTACAAAAGGTAatacatgatcatatatatggatttaatttactctgaaaggcgtgacataggccctttaaaatagcatttctgattatttctttatttaaatcgctgtgaatcacgatcagacaaaaaaatacagtttgaaaaaaagagccTATTGTAGAAATACACTaggcaggccacaagcttcctgctccaagTGCTCAGAATGGCgaagggaagtgggggcggggttactctgtGCCAACGATTCCATCCACGACTCAGAGGAGAATATCTGATGAACTCCTGACACTCTGTAAaaactatgtactagaaaatgacacagtttttttgcctaaaagtGGTCACCaggaaatctttaaaaatagggttttttaaaaatactgtcttAAATTGAAAGGAGATCCTGGCATTTCCAAGAGAACCAGCTTTGGAGACACTTGAAAAACGGCAGGTTCCAGTTTTTAGTTTGGGATCTACCAACAAATGCTCTTCAGTTCGATGACAccatatttattctttaaaacaatACTTTGGTTATTTGGGAAAAATGTATCTGATGTGAACTTCATAAACTCATGAGGGAAAATGGGAGTCTGTTGTTGCATTGCCAGCAGTCACAAAAAGACTTGTGTAAAGTTCAAACTCAACCCCATGAAATTTAAGGACCAACAATATAAAGTTATAATTAGAGGAGAAACAGTAACTGAGCTATTAAAAGTTCTTCCAAAAGCAGAATCTGCTTCATCATTGTATGGACTTAATCACAGCCTCGGGTTTGACTGAACTTTTGCTCTGCTACCCTCACTTCCTGCTtgaaaattcacaaaaatactgcaaaaaaggattttctcaaaaaaaaatcaggaactGTACTTGAAGTCTTTGGTGATGTTGTCAAATGTCTCGGGGTCTTTCAACTTCTGCACCAGGGAATCTGAAGCCTTCTTCACCAGCAAGGGACACTGCGCATTCTCGGAGGCCAGTGAACGCCACACAACCTCAAGgtactctggaaaaaaaaacgcaCAAGCAGAGGCGGGTAAAGAAACCATGAAAAGTCCACAACAACAGTCACACTGTTCAAGCCAGTGCGTGCAATCTGTTTGTTATGAAAGTTTAAAGGAAAACTCTGTTTCTGCACTCATGGAAGGACGGCCTTTTACTGGCAACAGTCCTGTTCtgacataaaaacaggaaaaggggCAAAAACTGAAATCTGACATCAGAACATCTAGTATGTTTTGtctcagtgtttttatttttgggtcaGAAGCGATGCGGGTCCAATGTGGGCTACAGTGTCTTCAAGatagtgtgagtgtgtgggtgAAAACAGGCTCTGATTCAAAGCTGGCCTTGGTTCCAGCCGtctggaggaaaacaaagactctgctgcacagcagatATAAAGAATCAACACAACTTTGATCCAACAGGAACTCAGGAgctaaagaggatttttttctatCCGAATTCTGCATCACCTGCACCTAAGTAGACTATAAAGAACTCCTCCTCCACATCACGTGACGTGACGCCTCCTCATACCTGGAAAGTTGACCGTTGCATGCACGGGTGCACTGGTAGCCACAGAGGCATACACCAAGTGAGGGTACTTCAGCCGGAACCAGGCGGCCAGAGAGCCCGGGTACGAGCCGCCGAACGCCACCCACTTGTTGTTGGTCAACCCTCGGGCCTCGCCCATGACGGTACGGAAATGGGCCAGGTCGGCCAGGGCCTGACGGCTGCTGAGGAAGCGCAGGTTGTTTGTGCTGAGGTCCCTGCATGACAAGACAAGAATTATGGGAGTGGATTCACTTCAAAATGAATCCAAAAAGTTGGCACATCATTGGATTTTACCCTTACAAAACTCATTTGGTGAAACACTTGGAAAACTgattgtaaattatttattctTGAAACTTCAGGCTTGTTTAGCTCAGTTATTATTTTGAATATAAGCCTACCAGGAAAATAGGGCAGTATTTAGACATATATAGAGtgcaagttttgttttttgcagaggCAAATGTGAAGAAGGTTTCAGAAAATCCAAAGCAGCAAAGAATCAGTGATCAGATTtcataagaaaaaggaaaatagtgAGACAAAAGTTGTGTGCAGTAAGTTCTGATATCATTCACTTGAGGAAGGTTAGGACAAAAGTTCCTGACCAAAGGTAATTATTAACccagaagaaaagaaacagttttaattaaaaaggaaagTCACTGTGACCCTTaaaaattttgtaaaatctGTGTGGAAGAGGAACATgttcaaaaatgcttttttatcatCAAACACTTGTTATAATAATGATccttcagtttcatttttcagTTATCTGTCACACGTTCCAGGTTTCaccttttttgttcttcaatgatttttcctgatttttttaaggtggacttGGCATACAAAACAGTTCTGTTAAAGACTTCACATATAAAAGTCCAGGAGGGCGTCGCGTTCAGAGGATGTGCTGGAATGTCGGGAAGAACAAAGATGAAACTGAGATTTCCTGGAAACTGACTCCTACAAGAGCAGCCGGCGGTAGagttgactaaaaaaaataaaaataaaaaaaataataaaaatgtgaacacaTCTCAAACTTTCTGGGCCCttatcaataaattaaaataaataaataaatgagtaaatacTACATGTAGatctccaatcatctttcaaGAAACCAAAAAACCTGTTGATATAGACAAAAGCCCAgcactgccacctagtggtagACTGTAGCATCAGCGGCAGTAGTGGGACATCACACTGATTTTATTGTAAGCACCGCTTGGAGGAGGTAAAGCTCTTTGAGGAAGGGTGACAGCAAGGCAGCAACAACCTGATACCGAATGTGGAGAAAACCAAAGAACTTGTGATCCACTTCAGGAGGACACTCACTCATCCCATGGACTCTAATCCCCCCTCCTGCAGCCTGCCCTGCAGAACAGTGAGGCTGCATGACAGCTTGCATCAGACAGCTGTACCTCAGGTTTCATATTTACCTGTTAATCCACCCATGTCTTCCTGTTTTTGCCTTCTATGTGCtattttgcacaaaatattCTTACATATTGcatctggtgtttttatttctactgCATTTGCATCACCGACCTGTTTTGAGCTGCCTTTATCTTTCCATTGCTGTTGAAGTTTATATACTGTTTTATTGAGGCCAGAGCTACGTCATTTCACTCAGCGGTGCATCTTCAATGCCATgcacaaatgacaaaaattaagTAATCTAATAGGGATTTTAGTAAACTGGGGGTCCTTATTAAATGTTCCAGAAAAACTGTTAAGTGCAGCCAGAAGCCCTGCAGTGACCTTCCTGATTTAGTTGTTGTCAAACTCCTGAGTCATGagtcagaaataaaaattttaCATCCTGATTACTCACTACATGATGTCTGAAAACAAACCACCACTAAACTGTTGCATAAAACATTGACTGTCATAAACTTGACTGAGAACTTTACCATTGAtgaaaaaaggcaacaaaatgaaatttattttttgatgtatGTCAAGTTTGTAgcttataaaaaatacaaagcaagaaacaaaaaaaatacatttttttgtgaaaagtatttttaaaaaacaaaaaaaaaatttaaaaaaatctcaaaatcttattttttgtaatcaaaacaatacatatatatatattccgtAAATTAAACAGGGGAGCAAGGAAACGTCTACAAAGTGCATTACTCCTACAAATGAGGTTTACTGTAATGGGAAGACTAATggtatttttgattaattgagAGTTTATGTGTAATCTGTACAgcaaaaagggtttttttgatgtagttttgattatttatggTGAGTTGTAGATAAAAATCTACTTGATTGTAGTTGTGCCACAAACTattactttaatagtcgacttaTCACCGAtcattttttccgattagttgactaattgggtcatgagcaaactggatgtaaagcacacatcttaaccatcattagctttaaactaactaaaaactgtatatagcattacctgcaataatgctagtatgaaggCTGTAACCTGAacttggccactgaagatgctagtgttgatagctgaaggcgctgaaattcatagctaaaaaagctgaaggtgatagccagctaaaatattagctaaatgccaaagaaaaaagtccaagttagcctaaacagctaccATGCAGTTGTAATGTTAgctaaatccaaaatagcctaaaaaaacaaaagccaaaaattagctgaaatagttagcatgtagctgaaatattagctaaacaccaaaaaagcctaaaaaaacaaacccttaATGAGccaaaaatagttagcatgtagctgaaatattagctaaacaccaaaaaagcctaaaaaaacaaacccttaATGAGccaaaaatagttagcatgtagctgaaatattagctaaactccaaaatagcttaaaaaataaagcctaaattggccaaaatagctagcataatgccattataactctcaactttactacactccgactctatataatataaagtaacgactaatcgaccattaaattagtcatcgactattttaattgtcgattTGTCGTtgatgagtcgactaatcgtggcagccctacttgaTTGTTTGGGATGTTTTTGGTGTAATTTGTTGACAGTCCCTGCCTGTCTCTGTAGCTTCATGTGCAAGAGGTGGAGCCTAATTCACTTTTCTGCACCAATACATACAAAAATCACATAATATGGGCTAtcactttgtggttttttttttttttttggtcggTTTCTTATCAGCTTGTTGTTTTCTTGCATGTGTAGttatttttacttactttttcctttactagaagattttttttacattgaatgCTACAGGCTTCCGTACAATTTCTCTTCccagccttaaaaaaatgtttaaaagccatttactgtcattttttggtGCATATTCCCCAGAAAAGTAATAAAGAGAAAGATAAAATTGATtggaacaacagaaaaaagtgatCAACATACGCGGTTGGGTGACTCTTCCCGTAGAAGCGATGCTCCAGCATCAGGCACAGGGCTCCCAGCTTGTCTGCATAAGTCAGCCAGGTTCCGTTCTTCATCCACGCGGGGTTTGCTGGACCCTCTCCTCCGATCATCAGGAACACTGGTCCGCCGGGTTTGTAGAACGCTTCATTCAGGAAGTATCTCTGTAAATCGACAGGACTTCTTCACTCGCGAGCTTTAAAACCTCAGAACCTCCCGAGAAATGCACAGAACCGACCTGCTTCCACACGCTGCTTTCCGCACCACTGAAGTGGTCCAGCTTCTGCGTGAACCACTGCTCCTCAAACACAGCCTCGCGGCTGCCATCATCACGCGCGTGACTCCGGAAACCTTTCGACAGACATTCCACCGCCGCGAAAAGCGCGAAAATGAAGAGGAGGTTCACTTTGCAGACACAGAGCGGGCGCGTGTCAAAAGCCATGCCGAAAGAAGCTTTTACTGCGACTCTTTAGTACAAAAACCATCGGTCACTGGCTCAAATCATAGTTCAAATGAGGAAACAGACAGTACCACGTGATGGAAACAAATCTGGTCACATGTCATGCTCTCGTAGGAAGCACGAGCTTCTGTTTTTGCAAGACCTTTTATGTTTCTTTCCCTGTAATAtggcaaataaaatacattttaaaaactaaaggtttaattctatgtattttattttttttatttgctgaaaattattttgtgatcaaacatttatttttttaaacaaaactcagATTCGACATTTGCTataactgtttaaaaattaagaaaatatatctttctccaattcttatttttccaaactaaaaaaaggtaaatagaAAAGGTCTGGTGT encodes:
- the prss16 gene encoding thymus-specific serine protease, whose protein sequence is MAFDTRPLCVCKVNLLFIFALFAAVECLSKGFRSHARDDGSREAVFEEQWFTQKLDHFSGAESSVWKQRYFLNEAFYKPGGPVFLMIGGEGPANPAWMKNGTWLTYADKLGALCLMLEHRFYGKSHPTADLSTNNLRFLSSRQALADLAHFRTVMGEARGLTNNKWVAFGGSYPGSLAAWFRLKYPHLVYASVATSAPVHATVNFPEYLEVVWRSLASENAQCPLLVKKASDSLVQKLKDPETFDNITKDFNLCSKLQIQTEMDSAYFLEMLAGNFMDVVQYNEDNREFEGVQGGNITIKVLCDVMSDPSLGDPYARYAAVARLLMDTFSLKCLDASFSNYLRDMTNTSWEGPAAGGGRQWVYQTCTEFGFYQSTDSPNQPFTGFPLDYQLKQCADFYNVSAEQVAQAVVQTNEYYGGYNIKSSRIVFPNGSIDPWHALGITQDITAELPAVFIKGTAHCANMYPARSQDLPQLSLARDHVLLLLQQWLKN